DNA sequence from the Streptomyces sp. CA-210063 genome:
CCGTGCGGGGAGCCTCAACGACATCGCCACGGCGGCCGGGCTCACCCGCGCCGGTCTGTTGCACCACTACCCGAGCAAACAGGCCGTACTCCTGGCCCTGCTCGAGCAGCGGGACGCCGAGCTGCGTCGCACGACCCGCACGTCCGGCCTCACACTTCTGGAGCTGCTCAAAGAGCTGGAGCACCTCACCGGGCTGATCCTTGCCAATCGCGATTTGGTCCAGCTTGCGCACATCCTGACCGCGGAGGCGTCCGGCGAGGCGCATCCGGCCAGGGAGTGGGTTGCCCAACGGTATGTGGCGCTGCGCGCCGAGCTGGCCGATGCGGTGCGACTGTCCATCGAGACCGGTGAGCTGCCCTCCGTCCTGAACCCCGACGATTTCGCGGCCCTGCTCCTGGGCGCCATCGAGGGCGCGGAGAACCAGTGGTTGGTCAGTCCGGAGGAGGTGGACCCGGCGGCCGTCATGAGGCAACTGCGCGCGCTGTGCTCTGCCGTCCGCTCCGGCTAGATTCGGGTCCGGCCGTACGCCTGTGACTGCGGTCCGCAGCCGGTCAGGCGAAGGCCAGCCGCATGCGCCCGGGGCCGTGCTCACCCTCCTCTCCGTCGGGCAGCACCAGTACGTACGGCACTGGGCTGTCCACCTCGACGCCGGCCGTGTCGAAGGACACCGACAGCAGGCCGGCCGGGGTCGGCACCGCGCCCTCGGCCCGCTCCAGCACCTGGTAGGCGGGGGCGATGCGAGCTCGGCCGAAACCCGGCTCGCCAGGCGTGACTCCGAGGATGTGGGTGACCAGGTCGCGGGTCGGGGTGGCACTCCAGCCATGGACGGGGGATCCCCAGCCCCAGCACTCACCGAAGGTGTCGTATCCGTCGTGGAGGAAGACGCTCCAGCTGCGTAGGGAGCGGACCAGATCGGCGGTCCTTCCGGTGAGGGCTGCCGCGTCGTGGACGAGGTAGCTGAGGAAAGGCTCGGCCCGCACGATTTCTTCCTCCGCGTCCCAGTCGACTCGCCGGACACCTCGCAGTTCGTCGAGGATCTTCTGTTCGTCGTAG
Encoded proteins:
- a CDS encoding TetR/AcrR family transcriptional regulator, with the protein product MSNNGRESGAPGDPRLRILGSALEVFAARGFRAGSLNDIATAAGLTRAGLLHHYPSKQAVLLALLEQRDAELRRTTRTSGLTLLELLKELEHLTGLILANRDLVQLAHILTAEASGEAHPAREWVAQRYVALRAELADAVRLSIETGELPSVLNPDDFAALLLGAIEGAENQWLVSPEEVDPAAVMRQLRALCSAVRSG